From a single SAR202 cluster bacterium genomic region:
- the lysA gene encoding diaminopimelate decarboxylase: MFPSQVFPETAKINAKGHLVIGGCDVTDLAAQHGTPLYVFDEATLRNRCRAFVSEFRKRYHNTLVCYASKAYINPALAKLFVEEGLGLDVVSGGEVAVAKAAGADPEKVFFHGNNKTRDELQYSIEWGIGRIVVDSFYELSLLDELAARAHKVQRILLRVSPGIDPHTHAKTTTGILDSKFGFSIATGDATKAVRQALNSKNLKLMGLHFHLGSPIFELEPYEVAMGVVLEYASGLREEGLDLKEISPGGGFAIAYLRSKIPPPIADYAKAITSSLSDGLKRFGFEPPQLIIEPGRSIVGPAGVAVYRVGAVKTIPGVRKYVSVDGGMGDNIRPALYEAQYEAVLANRVNDPPTEKVTVAGKYCESGDILLKDYPLPKIDTSGDLIAIPASGAYCPSMASNYNLNPKPPIVLVKDGKARLIRRRETYEDQMLLDRV; this comes from the coding sequence ATGTTCCCCAGCCAGGTCTTCCCGGAAACCGCCAAAATCAACGCCAAAGGCCACCTCGTCATCGGCGGCTGTGATGTCACCGACCTGGCTGCCCAGCACGGCACCCCCCTCTACGTCTTCGACGAGGCCACCCTCCGCAACCGCTGCCGCGCCTTCGTCTCCGAGTTCCGCAAGCGATATCACAACACCCTCGTCTGCTATGCCAGCAAGGCCTACATCAACCCCGCCCTGGCTAAACTCTTCGTCGAAGAAGGTCTCGGCCTCGACGTCGTCTCCGGAGGCGAGGTAGCCGTCGCCAAGGCTGCTGGCGCCGACCCCGAAAAAGTTTTCTTCCACGGCAACAACAAGACCCGCGACGAGCTCCAGTACTCCATCGAATGGGGCATAGGCCGCATCGTCGTCGACAGCTTCTATGAGCTTTCCCTTCTCGACGAGCTAGCCGCTCGCGCCCACAAAGTCCAGCGCATCCTCCTCCGCGTCTCCCCTGGCATCGACCCCCACACCCACGCCAAGACCACCACCGGCATCCTGGACAGTAAGTTCGGCTTCTCCATCGCCACCGGCGACGCCACCAAAGCCGTCCGACAGGCCCTCAACTCCAAGAACCTCAAGCTCATGGGCCTCCACTTCCACCTCGGCTCTCCCATCTTCGAACTCGAACCCTACGAAGTCGCCATGGGCGTCGTCCTCGAGTACGCCTCCGGCCTGCGAGAGGAAGGCCTCGACCTCAAGGAGATCAGCCCGGGCGGCGGCTTTGCCATCGCTTACCTCCGCAGCAAGATTCCGCCTCCCATCGCCGACTACGCCAAAGCCATCACCTCCTCTCTCTCCGACGGCCTCAAGCGCTTCGGCTTCGAGCCTCCCCAGCTCATCATCGAACCTGGCCGCTCCATCGTCGGCCCCGCCGGCGTCGCCGTTTATCGAGTCGGCGCAGTCAAGACCATCCCCGGCGTCCGCAAGTACGTCTCCGTCGATGGCGGTATGGGCGACAACATCCGACCCGCCCTCTACGAGGCCCAGTACGAGGCCGTCCTCGCCAATCGCGTCAACGACCCCCCGACCGAAAAGGTCACCGTCGCCGGCAAGTACTGCGAGTCCGGCGATATCCTCCTCAAGGACTACCCCCTCCCCAAAATCGACACCAGCGGCGACCTCATCGCCATCCCCGCCTCCGGCGCCTACTGCCCCTCCATGGCCAGCAACTACAACCTCAACCCCAAGCCTCCCATAGTCCTGGTCAAAGATGGCAAGGCCCGCCTCATCCGCCGCCGTGAGACCTACGAAGACCAAATGCTCCTAGACCGCGTGTAG
- the holB gene encoding DNA polymerase III subunit delta': MWRHVLSRTSPWEPNPMWTTLAQPHALRQLQAELAAGHLSHAYLLVGPPHVGKMSLALDIARAVNCAAPVPERPCGGCRQCKRITAGHHADVLVITLQHVAVQRREISIDEVRTVERQAALKPFEGASRVFIFDSADHMSEEAANALLKTLEEPPPQSLLILLAIQPDLLLPTILSRCRRIDLRPMPQDALARYLMESHQVPDSQAQLLARLSKGCVGWALKALKEPTVLEHRQTEMERAVSLMDGSLEQRFSAASDVSTIYYRDRAAAMNSIHTWLQWWRDLLLVKESAEAVVYNLDYLETLKEKAARYSAAEISAFLAAILDALKAIEANVQPRLALEALMLRMPASHTPKTPA, translated from the coding sequence ATGTGGCGCCACGTCCTCTCCCGCACGTCCCCATGGGAGCCTAACCCCATGTGGACCACCCTCGCCCAGCCCCACGCCCTCCGCCAGCTTCAGGCCGAGCTCGCCGCCGGCCACCTCTCCCACGCCTATCTCCTCGTCGGCCCGCCCCACGTCGGCAAAATGTCCCTCGCCTTGGACATCGCCCGCGCCGTCAACTGCGCCGCCCCCGTCCCTGAACGCCCCTGCGGCGGGTGCCGCCAGTGCAAACGCATCACCGCCGGCCATCACGCCGACGTCCTCGTTATCACCCTCCAGCACGTCGCTGTACAGCGGCGCGAAATCAGCATCGACGAAGTCCGCACCGTCGAGCGTCAGGCCGCCCTAAAACCCTTCGAGGGCGCCTCCCGCGTCTTCATCTTCGACAGCGCCGACCACATGAGCGAGGAGGCCGCCAACGCCCTCCTCAAGACCCTGGAGGAGCCGCCGCCCCAGAGCCTCCTCATCCTCCTGGCCATCCAGCCTGACCTCCTCCTCCCCACCATACTCTCTCGATGCCGCCGCATAGACCTTCGCCCCATGCCCCAGGACGCCCTAGCCCGCTACCTCATGGAATCTCACCAGGTCCCGGACTCCCAGGCCCAGCTCCTGGCCCGCTTGTCCAAAGGCTGCGTCGGATGGGCGCTCAAAGCCCTCAAAGAACCCACCGTCCTGGAACACCGGCAGACCGAAATGGAGCGCGCCGTCAGCCTTATGGACGGCAGCCTGGAGCAGCGATTCTCCGCCGCCTCTGACGTCTCTACTATCTACTATCGAGACCGCGCCGCCGCCATGAACAGCATCCACACCTGGCTTCAGTGGTGGCGAGACCTCCTCCTGGTCAAAGAAAGCGCGGAGGCTGTCGTCTATAACCTGGACTACCTCGAAACCCTAAAAGAAAAAGCGGCGCGCTACTCCGCCGCCGAAATCTCCGCCTTCCTCGCCGCCATCCTCGATGCCCTTAAAGCCATCGAAGCCAACGTCCAGCCCCGCCTAGCTCTTGAAGCCCTCATGCTCCGCATGCCCGCCTCCCACACCCCCAAAACCCCCGCCTAG
- a CDS encoding HNH endonuclease — translation MSSQVLVLNLDYQPINLCNARRALLLIIKGKAELLENGRGVVQSEKDIFELPSVIRLAYLVRRPFSKRKLSKKEVLLRDKHTCQYCGKRSRNLTLDHVIPRRQGGGQSWENIVAACIPCNHVKAGRTPQEAGMKLLQRPRAPYPSPYYVLHGRPILESWRKFIPWEVAEEQGSAD, via the coding sequence CTGAGTTCGCAGGTGCTGGTGCTGAATCTGGACTACCAGCCTATCAACCTGTGCAACGCGAGAAGGGCTCTGCTGCTGATTATTAAGGGCAAGGCAGAGCTGCTGGAGAATGGGCGTGGAGTGGTGCAGAGCGAGAAGGACATTTTTGAGCTGCCTTCAGTCATCCGGCTGGCGTATCTGGTTAGGCGACCCTTCTCGAAACGAAAGCTGTCGAAGAAAGAAGTGCTGCTGCGGGACAAGCACACCTGCCAGTACTGCGGGAAGCGGAGCAGGAACTTGACGCTGGACCACGTGATACCACGCCGGCAGGGGGGCGGGCAGAGCTGGGAGAATATAGTGGCGGCGTGTATTCCGTGCAACCACGTGAAGGCTGGCCGCACGCCGCAGGAGGCGGGGATGAAGCTGCTTCAACGACCTCGCGCGCCGTATCCGAGCCCGTATTACGTGCTGCATGGTCGGCCTATACTGGAGTCGTGGCGGAAGTTTATACCGTGGGAAGTGGCGGAGGAGCAGGGGAGCGCGGACTAG
- a CDS encoding CvpA family protein: MNWLDLVILVLAGVAAFTGWSVGLIRTAMSLVGTVVAIVLASRLFDAAAPIFNGMTDNEEAARILGFILVFLLVLAAAFVAGVMLKQIVKFFLLGPLDSLGGMVVGVLLTLAGMAALLSVVQQNAVLGMEDTINESTLGSFLVDKFDVTLEGIKILPEDLSESANNLGG; encoded by the coding sequence TTGAACTGGTTAGACCTTGTGATACTGGTGCTGGCGGGTGTGGCAGCGTTCACGGGGTGGTCGGTGGGGTTGATTCGGACGGCGATGTCGCTGGTGGGGACGGTGGTGGCGATTGTGCTGGCGAGCCGATTGTTTGACGCCGCCGCCCCGATATTCAACGGGATGACGGATAATGAAGAGGCGGCGCGGATACTAGGCTTTATACTGGTCTTCCTGCTGGTGCTGGCGGCGGCTTTTGTGGCAGGAGTGATGTTGAAGCAGATTGTGAAGTTCTTTCTTCTGGGACCGCTGGACAGCCTGGGCGGCATGGTGGTGGGAGTTCTGCTGACGCTGGCGGGGATGGCGGCGTTGCTTTCGGTAGTGCAGCAGAACGCGGTGCTGGGGATGGAGGACACGATAAACGAGTCGACCCTGGGGTCTTTTTTGGTCGACAAGTTTGACGTAACGCTAGAAGGGATTAAAATATTGCCAGAGGACTTGTCAGAGAGCGCGAACAACTTGGGAGGGTAA
- a CDS encoding phosphatase PAP2 family protein, with translation MSKLRSTRTNAAFIGAVAAMAVLSWLAASFGKFPGDEEALRGFQSLRSGALDDVMRGLSWLGHVGVGTALTAALGVGLLMAKRGWETLACLMIGIAPGINALMKEMVGRPRPEFALFQPAPSSLAFPSGHAVFAVTFFGFAAFLVSQTDWKRWVKGVVIGTLGLIILGIGTSRVYLGVHWPSDVAGGYLAGGVLLASIIYLTNTYLNRNKKQRSA, from the coding sequence ATGTCCAAACTGAGGTCAACGAGGACTAACGCAGCTTTCATAGGAGCCGTGGCGGCCATGGCGGTCTTGTCGTGGCTGGCGGCGTCCTTTGGGAAATTTCCTGGGGACGAGGAAGCGCTGCGGGGATTCCAGTCGCTGCGAAGCGGGGCGCTGGATGATGTCATGCGCGGACTGTCCTGGCTAGGGCACGTGGGCGTGGGGACGGCGCTGACGGCGGCGCTGGGCGTGGGGCTGTTGATGGCTAAACGAGGATGGGAGACGCTGGCGTGCTTAATGATAGGAATCGCGCCTGGGATAAATGCGCTGATGAAGGAAATGGTGGGGAGGCCGCGGCCGGAGTTTGCGTTGTTCCAGCCCGCGCCTAGTTCTCTGGCGTTTCCCAGCGGCCATGCGGTGTTCGCGGTCACGTTTTTCGGATTTGCCGCGTTTCTTGTATCGCAGACGGATTGGAAGAGGTGGGTAAAGGGTGTGGTGATTGGTACGCTGGGACTGATAATTCTGGGTATTGGGACGTCCAGGGTGTACCTGGGGGTGCACTGGCCTAGCGATGTGGCTGGCGGCTACCTAGCGGGGGGAGTGCTTTTGGCGTCGATCATTTATTTGACGAATACATATCTAAATAGGAATAAAAAGCAAAGGAGCGCGTAG
- a CDS encoding (d)CMP kinase yields MVPTLIAIDGPVATGKSVVGRLISQRLGCRFLDTGAMYRALTWLALQRGVDTHDQPALTDLAHQYPVSVDDEGQVIIDNRQVPLQDARTQIDQHVSLVAQVPGVREALVAQQRDIAARGRIVMVGRDIGTVVAPDAPLKIYLQASPQERARRRWRELQQQGIAIEQDLVLEQLIRRDKLDSERAHSPLRPAADAHIINTDNLTVEQVVDAIIRLTRGDR; encoded by the coding sequence ATCGTCCCCACCCTCATAGCCATCGACGGCCCTGTTGCCACCGGCAAAAGCGTCGTGGGCCGCCTCATCTCCCAACGCCTGGGCTGCCGATTCCTCGACACCGGCGCCATGTATCGCGCCCTCACCTGGCTCGCCCTCCAGCGCGGCGTCGACACCCACGACCAGCCCGCCCTCACCGACCTAGCTCATCAGTACCCCGTCTCCGTGGACGACGAAGGACAGGTTATTATCGACAACCGTCAAGTTCCCCTCCAGGATGCCCGCACCCAAATCGACCAGCACGTCTCCCTGGTCGCGCAGGTCCCCGGCGTCCGCGAAGCCCTGGTGGCCCAGCAGCGTGACATCGCCGCCCGGGGCCGCATCGTCATGGTGGGACGGGACATCGGCACCGTCGTCGCGCCGGACGCCCCCCTCAAAATATACCTCCAGGCCTCCCCACAGGAACGCGCCCGCCGGCGATGGCGCGAGCTTCAGCAGCAAGGCATCGCCATCGAACAGGATCTCGTCCTTGAACAGCTCATCCGCCGCGACAAACTGGACAGCGAGCGCGCCCACTCCCCCCTCCGCCCCGCCGCCGACGCCCATATCATCAACACTGACAATCTCACCGTTGAGCAAGTCGTGGATGCTATTATTAGGCTCACAAGGGGGGACCGGTGA
- a CDS encoding 1-acyl-sn-glycerol-3-phosphate acyltransferase — MNLWYNAWMLYGKLTFNTLAQWKVEGRENIPPKGPLLVVSNHLSNGDSPVVMVAFNRPLHALAKDDLFKHRLFGAYLCSMGAHSVNPDGTDKAAIRWALRLLAQDRAILMFPEGTRSQKPGMRPAYVGVAYLALKSQAPIVPVALTGTEGIGPIWRLTIPLCPIHVRIGQPFTLPIIEGKLGKPILQQMTDLIMSRVAALLPPDYRGHYAFPNSTPQQSSPNI, encoded by the coding sequence GTGAACCTCTGGTACAACGCCTGGATGCTCTACGGTAAGCTCACCTTCAACACCCTTGCTCAGTGGAAAGTGGAAGGCCGGGAGAACATCCCGCCCAAAGGCCCCCTGCTGGTCGTTTCCAACCACCTCAGCAACGGCGACTCTCCCGTCGTCATGGTCGCCTTTAACCGGCCCCTCCACGCCCTGGCCAAAGACGACCTCTTCAAGCACCGACTCTTCGGCGCCTACCTGTGTTCTATGGGCGCCCACTCCGTCAACCCTGACGGCACCGACAAGGCTGCCATCCGATGGGCCCTGCGCCTCCTTGCCCAGGACCGGGCCATCCTTATGTTCCCTGAGGGCACCCGCAGCCAGAAGCCCGGCATGAGGCCCGCCTACGTCGGCGTCGCCTACCTCGCCCTTAAGTCCCAGGCCCCTATCGTCCCCGTCGCCCTCACCGGCACTGAAGGCATCGGCCCCATTTGGCGTCTCACTATTCCCCTCTGCCCCATCCACGTACGCATCGGTCAGCCCTTCACCCTCCCCATCATTGAGGGTAAGCTGGGGAAACCCATCCTCCAGCAAATGACAGACCTCATCATGTCCCGAGTCGCCGCCCTCCTCCCCCCCGATTATCGCGGCCACTACGCCTTCCCCAACTCCACACCCCAACAGTCAAGCCCGAATATCTAA
- a CDS encoding DNA primase, which translates to MLAILDEIKARLDIVDLVSQYVPLQKSGASYKALCPFHNERTPSFHVFPNRQTWRCFGACAAGGDAFTFVMRKENLDFPQTLKLLADRVGVVLPTRKAASHDDALVKINEAAARYFSQHLKSPAGAKALDYLKGRGLTSKTIDAFQLGLSPSDGQALKRHLVSLGYKEEQLVLAGLMAQATDGGHQDLFRRRLIFPIWNADGQLAGFGGRSMDDSPPKYLNSRQGPLFDKGRILFAYHLALPSIREKGQAVVVEGYMDAIVAHQEGFANVIASMGTSLTEHQAVTLKSVTKEVVLALDPDAAGQEATLRGLESAWQALQGRPVAQSRGVTLYERPKGPTLKVAPLPEGVDPDEIILKSKNEWDGITNGALTLWDFLKSYVPKRFDISAPEGKDRTARMMMNIVHWTTNGFDQDRYLNELAALLGVSPSMLTSHYGQPKAAPTRRNTPKPASNGAVAPFEKLNQDPLEEYSLALLLQVAQLESAASSLRSEHFTRPENREVFSHWLKGAPPELLDQDITAHYSHLSSKTLPPSNSKEKEAAFQHCARRLEERRLRRLKEEEALRLADMDPGDISQHQDEILRVNQDIEALFKTRSG; encoded by the coding sequence ATCTTGGCAATCCTTGATGAAATAAAAGCCCGCCTGGACATCGTCGACCTGGTGTCCCAGTACGTGCCATTGCAAAAGTCCGGCGCCAGCTATAAGGCCCTCTGCCCCTTCCACAACGAGAGGACCCCATCCTTCCACGTCTTTCCCAACCGCCAGACCTGGCGCTGCTTCGGCGCCTGCGCCGCCGGCGGAGACGCTTTCACCTTCGTCATGCGAAAGGAGAACCTGGACTTCCCCCAGACCCTCAAGCTCCTCGCCGACCGCGTCGGCGTCGTCCTCCCTACCCGCAAAGCCGCCTCCCATGACGATGCCCTGGTTAAAATTAACGAGGCCGCAGCCAGGTATTTCTCCCAGCATCTCAAATCCCCCGCGGGCGCCAAGGCCCTCGACTACCTCAAAGGCCGCGGCCTCACCTCCAAGACCATCGACGCCTTTCAGCTAGGCCTTAGCCCCAGCGACGGCCAGGCCCTCAAACGTCATCTCGTCTCCCTGGGCTACAAAGAGGAGCAGCTAGTCCTGGCCGGTCTCATGGCCCAGGCCACCGACGGCGGACACCAAGACCTCTTCCGCCGCCGCCTCATCTTCCCCATCTGGAACGCTGACGGCCAGCTCGCTGGCTTCGGCGGCCGCTCCATGGACGACTCGCCCCCCAAATATCTCAACTCCCGCCAGGGCCCCCTCTTCGACAAGGGCCGCATCCTCTTCGCCTATCACCTCGCCCTGCCCTCCATCCGGGAGAAGGGCCAGGCCGTAGTAGTTGAAGGTTATATGGACGCCATCGTCGCCCACCAGGAAGGCTTTGCCAACGTCATCGCCTCCATGGGCACCTCCCTGACAGAACATCAGGCTGTCACGCTGAAAAGCGTCACCAAAGAAGTCGTCCTGGCCCTGGACCCGGACGCCGCCGGCCAGGAGGCTACCCTTAGAGGCCTAGAATCCGCCTGGCAAGCCTTGCAGGGTCGTCCTGTAGCTCAATCTCGTGGCGTCACCCTCTACGAGCGGCCAAAAGGCCCCACCCTTAAGGTCGCGCCGCTTCCAGAAGGTGTGGATCCAGACGAAATTATTTTGAAGAGTAAGAATGAGTGGGACGGCATTACCAACGGTGCCCTAACTCTATGGGACTTCCTGAAGTCCTATGTCCCCAAAAGGTTTGATATTTCTGCCCCTGAGGGGAAAGACCGCACAGCTAGAATGATGATGAACATAGTCCATTGGACAACCAATGGCTTTGACCAGGACCGCTACCTGAACGAGCTGGCTGCCCTCCTTGGCGTCAGCCCCTCTATGCTAACCTCCCACTATGGCCAGCCCAAAGCTGCCCCGACGCGAAGGAACACTCCCAAGCCTGCCTCCAACGGCGCCGTCGCCCCCTTCGAAAAGCTAAACCAGGACCCCCTGGAGGAATACTCCCTCGCCCTCCTCCTTCAGGTGGCCCAGCTAGAGTCCGCTGCCTCCAGCCTCCGGTCCGAGCATTTCACCCGCCCCGAGAACCGGGAGGTCTTCTCCCACTGGCTCAAAGGCGCACCGCCGGAGCTTTTGGACCAGGACATCACCGCCCACTATTCCCATCTCTCCAGCAAGACCCTGCCTCCTTCCAACTCCAAGGAAAAAGAGGCGGCCTTCCAGCACTGCGCGCGGCGACTGGAGGAGCGCCGCCTTCGACGCCTTAAGGAAGAGGAAGCGCTCCGTCTGGCGGATATGGACCCCGGTGATATCTCTCAGCACCAGGATGAAATCCTTCGTGTGAATCAGGACATAGAAGCACTCTTTAAGACTAGGAGTGGATAG
- a CDS encoding MarR family transcriptional regulator gives MDRLEDKGLVQRFDDPDDRRVVKCGLTPLGREESQSLNQIDRQRIGYLVNLLSNSELEAISHALDVLLSAFDRETASLVDPRP, from the coding sequence CTGGACCGCCTCGAAGACAAGGGCCTCGTGCAGCGCTTTGACGACCCCGACGACCGCCGCGTCGTCAAGTGCGGCCTCACCCCCCTGGGCCGCGAAGAGTCCCAGTCCCTAAATCAAATCGACCGGCAGCGTATAGGCTACCTCGTCAACCTCCTGAGCAACAGCGAGTTGGAGGCCATCTCCCACGCCCTCGACGTCCTCCTCTCCGCCTTCGACCGCGAGACCGCCTCCCTCGTTGACCCCCGCCCTTAA
- a CDS encoding class I SAM-dependent methyltransferase, which translates to MTTQIDQSKAEAFAGRMIGNLNGAGLTFLTSVAYRTGIFETMAKIKPSTSREIAKAAGLNERYVRECLGGLVVGKVVEYDASTKKYSLPPEHGAFLTKEAGPDNLALFAQLIPLIGTVEDELVECFRKGGGVPYSSYPRFSEVMAETSAPLYDHLLVKKMIPLVPGLRERLEKGIDAADVGTGAGHAINVLAKAFPKSRIVGYDFSEEGIKRGSDEAKAWGLRNARFEAKDVAKLGQKEAFDLVTAFDAIHDQARPRVVLKGIYDALRPGETFLMMDEGASSLLEENADGVIAPLLYTFSTFHCMTVSLAYGGEGLGTCWGKQKAEELMAEAGFKDISVETVEGDIEHYYYVAWKR; encoded by the coding sequence ATGACTACGCAGATTGACCAGTCAAAGGCAGAGGCGTTCGCGGGGAGGATGATAGGAAATCTGAACGGGGCTGGCCTCACATTTCTGACCAGTGTGGCCTATCGCACCGGGATCTTCGAGACCATGGCTAAGATTAAGCCATCGACGAGTAGGGAGATTGCGAAGGCGGCGGGCCTTAATGAGCGGTATGTGCGGGAGTGCCTTGGAGGGCTGGTGGTGGGGAAGGTGGTAGAGTATGACGCGTCAACCAAGAAGTACAGCCTGCCGCCGGAGCATGGGGCGTTTCTCACCAAGGAGGCGGGGCCGGACAACCTGGCCCTCTTCGCGCAGTTGATTCCACTGATTGGGACAGTGGAAGATGAGCTGGTGGAGTGTTTTCGCAAGGGCGGGGGAGTGCCCTACTCTTCTTATCCTCGATTCTCCGAGGTGATGGCGGAGACCAGCGCGCCGCTTTACGACCACCTGCTGGTGAAGAAGATGATACCGCTGGTTCCTGGACTGAGGGAGCGGCTTGAAAAGGGGATAGATGCGGCGGATGTTGGGACAGGGGCGGGCCACGCGATAAACGTGCTGGCCAAGGCGTTTCCCAAGAGCCGGATTGTGGGGTACGACTTCTCGGAAGAGGGGATAAAGCGAGGCTCTGACGAGGCGAAAGCATGGGGTCTTCGTAACGCGCGGTTCGAGGCTAAGGACGTGGCGAAGCTGGGGCAGAAAGAGGCTTTCGACCTAGTGACAGCATTCGATGCTATCCATGACCAGGCGAGGCCGCGGGTTGTGCTTAAGGGGATTTACGATGCTCTACGTCCCGGCGAGACCTTCCTGATGATGGACGAGGGCGCGTCCAGCCTGTTGGAAGAGAACGCAGATGGCGTAATAGCTCCTCTTCTGTACACCTTCAGCACTTTCCACTGCATGACGGTATCGCTGGCTTATGGCGGGGAGGGATTGGGAACGTGCTGGGGCAAGCAGAAGGCGGAGGAGCTAATGGCCGAGGCGGGGTTTAAGGACATCAGCGTCGAAACCGTCGAAGGGGATATTGAGCATTACTACTACGTGGCGTGGAAGCGATAG
- a CDS encoding methyltransferase domain-containing protein: MASTVSTPNVDLNTLRREISKEYAEVAENPQKGFHFHAGRRLAEMLGYDKAMLDWMPRGTLESFAGTGNPFSLGALKPGKKVVDVGSGAGFDSLISARMVGPLGRVIGVDMTPEMLKKARAGAAQAGLENVSFKQGLAESLPVEDGWADVVTSNGVVNLCPDKSAVFREMFRVLKPGGRLQIGDILVQKEVPQSAKDKIDLWTG; encoded by the coding sequence ATGGCATCAACAGTAAGCACACCAAACGTGGATCTTAATACGCTGCGTCGAGAGATCAGCAAGGAGTACGCCGAGGTGGCGGAGAACCCGCAGAAGGGGTTCCACTTCCACGCGGGCCGCCGGCTGGCGGAGATGCTGGGCTACGACAAGGCGATGCTGGACTGGATGCCGCGAGGGACGCTGGAGTCCTTCGCGGGGACGGGCAACCCCTTCTCGCTGGGCGCTTTGAAGCCCGGTAAGAAGGTTGTAGACGTGGGCAGCGGAGCGGGCTTCGACAGCCTGATATCGGCCAGGATGGTGGGGCCGTTGGGGCGGGTTATCGGAGTGGATATGACGCCGGAGATGCTAAAGAAGGCGCGAGCTGGAGCGGCCCAGGCGGGGCTGGAGAACGTGTCGTTCAAGCAGGGGCTGGCGGAGTCGCTGCCGGTGGAGGACGGGTGGGCGGACGTGGTGACGTCGAACGGGGTGGTGAACCTGTGCCCGGACAAGTCTGCCGTGTTTAGAGAGATGTTTCGTGTGCTGAAGCCCGGAGGACGGCTTCAGATTGGCGACATCCTGGTGCAGAAGGAAGTCCCCCAGAGCGCCAAGGACAAGATTGACCTTTGGACGGGTTGA
- a CDS encoding class I SAM-dependent methyltransferase, with protein sequence MLGTDASQTGRYAAKLFKSEGVKDVLELGGGQGRDSVYLARRGFMVTTLEYTESGAEAISAKAKSQELEGRLKVVRHDVREPLPFEDATFDACYSHMLLCMAMTSEQLEGLMGEVRRVLRPGGLMVYTARNTKDAHYRAGIHRGEDMYESGGFIVHFFSREKVDEMAKGFEVVEMGEFEEGALPRRLYRVTMRKR encoded by the coding sequence ATGCTGGGAACGGACGCGAGCCAGACGGGGCGGTATGCGGCGAAGCTTTTTAAGAGCGAGGGTGTGAAGGATGTCCTGGAACTGGGGGGAGGGCAGGGTCGGGACAGCGTTTACCTGGCGCGGAGAGGCTTCATGGTTACGACACTGGAGTACACCGAGAGCGGGGCGGAGGCGATATCGGCCAAGGCGAAATCGCAGGAGTTGGAGGGGCGGCTGAAGGTGGTGCGGCATGATGTTAGGGAGCCCCTGCCGTTTGAGGATGCAACTTTTGACGCCTGTTATTCACACATGCTTTTGTGTATGGCGATGACGTCGGAGCAGTTGGAGGGGTTAATGGGGGAGGTGCGGCGGGTGCTGAGGCCGGGAGGGCTGATGGTGTACACGGCGCGAAATACCAAGGACGCGCATTATAGGGCGGGGATTCATCGTGGGGAGGACATGTACGAATCGGGCGGATTTATTGTCCACTTTTTCAGCCGTGAGAAGGTGGATGAGATGGCGAAGGGGTTTGAAGTGGTGGAGATGGGAGAATTTGAGGAGGGGGCGTTGCCGAGGAGGCTATATCGGGTGACGATGCGGAAGAGGTGA